In one Acidimicrobium ferrooxidans DSM 10331 genomic region, the following are encoded:
- a CDS encoding DedA family protein, translating to MTHLIETWGVLAVFALSVAQSLGVPTSSELTFGLVGLLWALGRMNPVAGIAAGVIGELIGAIVAWWLAAAAVESHWWARFEAHPLVAAFRGVLTSLLRRRFGVLISRLIPLERNVAAWAAGVAEVSLGALALQSVVGSAIFATAFALAGYEAKDAITTIAHRAGQIGEVVAVILVVGVVLAIRQMAHRQLGRSRAARSGHAATQPDATAPDTTATEDRLVLQLLPSEPLSSAAYLDALGRIHQTEPPSPDVSADEGRRAPRRDLPTSGSR from the coding sequence ATGACCCACCTCATCGAAACGTGGGGCGTGCTCGCGGTCTTCGCGCTCTCGGTCGCACAGTCGCTCGGCGTACCCACCTCCTCTGAGCTCACCTTCGGCCTCGTCGGCCTCCTCTGGGCCCTCGGACGGATGAACCCCGTGGCGGGCATCGCCGCCGGTGTCATCGGCGAACTCATCGGAGCGATCGTCGCCTGGTGGCTTGCCGCCGCTGCGGTCGAGTCTCACTGGTGGGCGCGCTTCGAGGCGCACCCGCTCGTGGCCGCCTTTCGTGGTGTGCTCACCTCCCTCCTTCGCCGCCGCTTCGGCGTGCTGATCTCGCGCCTCATCCCCCTCGAGCGCAACGTCGCAGCCTGGGCGGCTGGCGTCGCCGAGGTCTCGCTCGGTGCGCTCGCCCTCCAGAGTGTCGTCGGATCGGCGATCTTCGCCACCGCGTTTGCCCTGGCCGGCTACGAGGCCAAGGACGCGATCACCACCATCGCGCACCGAGCCGGCCAGATCGGCGAGGTCGTCGCGGTCATTCTCGTCGTCGGCGTCGTGCTCGCCATCCGTCAGATGGCCCATCGTCAACTCGGGCGCAGCCGCGCAGCTCGCTCCGGCCACGCGGCCACCCAACCCGACGCCACCGCACCCGACACCACCGCCACCGAGGATCGACTCGTCCTCCAGCTGCTGCCGTCGGAGCCACTCTCGTCGGCCGCCTACCTCGACGCGCTCGGCCGGATCCATCAGACCGAACCGCCATCTCCGGACGTCTCCGCCGACGAGGGCCGCCGCGCCCCACGGCGCGATCTCCCGACCTCAGGTAGCCGCTAG